One Nyctibius grandis isolate bNycGra1 chromosome 17, bNycGra1.pri, whole genome shotgun sequence genomic window carries:
- the GABRD gene encoding gamma-aminobutyric acid receptor subunit delta isoform X2, with the protein MEFLTWVFPALVLLCTQQHRCIRAMNDIGDYIGSNIEISWLPNLDDLMKGYARNFRPGIGGPPVNVALAIEVASIDHISEVNMEYTMTVFLHQSWRDDRLSYNHTNETLGLDSRFVDKLWLPDTFIVNAKSAWFHDVTVENKLIRLQPDGVILYSIRITSTVACDMDLSKYPMDEQECMLDLESYGYSSEDIVYHWSENQEEIHGLDKLQLAQFTITNYQFTTEIMNFKSGQFPRLSLHFHLRRNRGVYIIQSYVPSILLVAMSWVSFWISQSAVPARVSLGITTVLTMTTLMVSARSSLPRASAIKALDVYFWICYVFVFAALVEYAFAHFNADYMKKQKNKIKARRQSGEINVKNAIVLFSLSIAGVNQELAISNRQHRVPRNLPGSYGTIEIETGEAKQHQLMKLDKKSGLKSLFKPIDADTIDIYARAVFPAAFAAVNVIYWVAYTM; encoded by the exons AGCTATGAATGACATCGGAGATTACATAGGTTCCAACATCGAAATATCCTGGTTACCCAACCTGGATGACTTAATGAAAGGGTATGCACGTAATTTCAGGCCTGGGATTGGAG gtcCTCCTGTTAACGTTGCTCTTGCAATTGAAGTAGCCAGCATTGACCACATCTCAGAAGTAAACATG GAATATACCATGACGGTATTTTTGCACCAGAGCTGGCGGGATGACCGTCTGTCTTACAACCACACCAATGAAACTTTGGGCTTAGACAGCCGGTTTGTGGACAAGCTCTGGTTGCCAGATACTTTCATAGTAAATGCCAAGTCTGCCTGGTTCCATGATGTGACTGTGGAAAACAAACTTATCAGGCTGCAGCCAGATGGAGTCATTTTATACAGCATCAG GATTACCTCAACGGTGGCCTGTGACATGGACCTGTCCAAGTATCCAATGGACGAGCAAGAATGCATGTTGGATTTGGAGAGCT ATGGCTACTCTTCAGAGGACATCGTCTACCACTGGTCAGAAAACCAGGAGGAGATCCATGGGCTGGATAAACTGCAGCTTGCTCAGTTCACAATTACCAATTACCAGTTCACAACAGAAATTATGAACTTCAAATCTG GTCAGTTTCCCAGGCTCAGTCTCCACTTCCACCTTCGGCGAAATCGAGGAGTTTACATCATTCAGTCTTATGTTCCTTCCATCTTACTAGTGGCCATGTCGTGGGTGTCCTTCTGGATCAGTCAGTCAGCGGTGCCTGCCAGAGTGTCACTAG GTATAACTACTGTCCTTACTATGACTACACTGATGGTCAGTGCCCGATCTTCACTTCCACGAGCATCTGCCATCAAGGCACTTGATGTTTACTTCTGGATTTGCTATGTGTTTGTCTTCGCTGCACTGGTAGAATATGCATTTGCACACTTCAATGCTGACtacatgaaaaagcaaaagaacaagATAAAGGCGAGAAGGCAGAGTGGAGAG ATCAACGTGAAGAATGCCAttgttctcttttccctttccatagCCGGTGTGAACCAGGAACTGGCCATTTCCAACAGGCAGCACCGAGTTCCCAGAAACCTGCCTGGATCGTATGGCACAATAGAAATAGAAACTGGAGAGGCAAAACAGCATCAATTAATGAAACTGGATAAAAAGAGTGGTCTGAAGTCCCTCTTTAAGCCCATTGATGCTGACACCATTGATATATATGCCCGAGCCGTGTTCCCGGCAGCCTTTGCAGCAGTCAATGTTATATACTGGGTTGCATAcacaatgtaa
- the GABRD gene encoding gamma-aminobutyric acid receptor subunit delta isoform X1, whose amino-acid sequence MEFLTWVFPALVLLCTQQHRCIRAMNDIGDYIGSNIEISWLPNLDDLMKGYARNFRPGIGGPPVNVALAIEVASIDHISEVNMEYTMTVFLHQSWRDDRLSYNHTNETLGLDSRFVDKLWLPDTFIVNAKSAWFHDVTVENKLIRLQPDGVILYSIRITSTVACDMDLSKYPMDEQECMLDLESYGYSSEDIVYHWSENQEEIHGLDKLQLAQFTITNYQFTTEIMNFKSAGQFPRLSLHFHLRRNRGVYIIQSYVPSILLVAMSWVSFWISQSAVPARVSLGITTVLTMTTLMVSARSSLPRASAIKALDVYFWICYVFVFAALVEYAFAHFNADYMKKQKNKIKARRQSGEINVKNAIVLFSLSIAGVNQELAISNRQHRVPRNLPGSYGTIEIETGEAKQHQLMKLDKKSGLKSLFKPIDADTIDIYARAVFPAAFAAVNVIYWVAYTM is encoded by the exons AGCTATGAATGACATCGGAGATTACATAGGTTCCAACATCGAAATATCCTGGTTACCCAACCTGGATGACTTAATGAAAGGGTATGCACGTAATTTCAGGCCTGGGATTGGAG gtcCTCCTGTTAACGTTGCTCTTGCAATTGAAGTAGCCAGCATTGACCACATCTCAGAAGTAAACATG GAATATACCATGACGGTATTTTTGCACCAGAGCTGGCGGGATGACCGTCTGTCTTACAACCACACCAATGAAACTTTGGGCTTAGACAGCCGGTTTGTGGACAAGCTCTGGTTGCCAGATACTTTCATAGTAAATGCCAAGTCTGCCTGGTTCCATGATGTGACTGTGGAAAACAAACTTATCAGGCTGCAGCCAGATGGAGTCATTTTATACAGCATCAG GATTACCTCAACGGTGGCCTGTGACATGGACCTGTCCAAGTATCCAATGGACGAGCAAGAATGCATGTTGGATTTGGAGAGCT ATGGCTACTCTTCAGAGGACATCGTCTACCACTGGTCAGAAAACCAGGAGGAGATCCATGGGCTGGATAAACTGCAGCTTGCTCAGTTCACAATTACCAATTACCAGTTCACAACAGAAATTATGAACTTCAAATCTG CAGGTCAGTTTCCCAGGCTCAGTCTCCACTTCCACCTTCGGCGAAATCGAGGAGTTTACATCATTCAGTCTTATGTTCCTTCCATCTTACTAGTGGCCATGTCGTGGGTGTCCTTCTGGATCAGTCAGTCAGCGGTGCCTGCCAGAGTGTCACTAG GTATAACTACTGTCCTTACTATGACTACACTGATGGTCAGTGCCCGATCTTCACTTCCACGAGCATCTGCCATCAAGGCACTTGATGTTTACTTCTGGATTTGCTATGTGTTTGTCTTCGCTGCACTGGTAGAATATGCATTTGCACACTTCAATGCTGACtacatgaaaaagcaaaagaacaagATAAAGGCGAGAAGGCAGAGTGGAGAG ATCAACGTGAAGAATGCCAttgttctcttttccctttccatagCCGGTGTGAACCAGGAACTGGCCATTTCCAACAGGCAGCACCGAGTTCCCAGAAACCTGCCTGGATCGTATGGCACAATAGAAATAGAAACTGGAGAGGCAAAACAGCATCAATTAATGAAACTGGATAAAAAGAGTGGTCTGAAGTCCCTCTTTAAGCCCATTGATGCTGACACCATTGATATATATGCCCGAGCCGTGTTCCCGGCAGCCTTTGCAGCAGTCAATGTTATATACTGGGTTGCATAcacaatgtaa
- the GABRD gene encoding gamma-aminobutyric acid receptor subunit delta isoform X3, whose protein sequence is MGVKWNFLPGFFLPWFYCAPNSTGVSGPPVNVALAIEVASIDHISEVNMEYTMTVFLHQSWRDDRLSYNHTNETLGLDSRFVDKLWLPDTFIVNAKSAWFHDVTVENKLIRLQPDGVILYSIRITSTVACDMDLSKYPMDEQECMLDLESYGYSSEDIVYHWSENQEEIHGLDKLQLAQFTITNYQFTTEIMNFKSAGQFPRLSLHFHLRRNRGVYIIQSYVPSILLVAMSWVSFWISQSAVPARVSLGITTVLTMTTLMVSARSSLPRASAIKALDVYFWICYVFVFAALVEYAFAHFNADYMKKQKNKIKARRQSGEINVKNAIVLFSLSIAGVNQELAISNRQHRVPRNLPGSYGTIEIETGEAKQHQLMKLDKKSGLKSLFKPIDADTIDIYARAVFPAAFAAVNVIYWVAYTM, encoded by the exons gtcCTCCTGTTAACGTTGCTCTTGCAATTGAAGTAGCCAGCATTGACCACATCTCAGAAGTAAACATG GAATATACCATGACGGTATTTTTGCACCAGAGCTGGCGGGATGACCGTCTGTCTTACAACCACACCAATGAAACTTTGGGCTTAGACAGCCGGTTTGTGGACAAGCTCTGGTTGCCAGATACTTTCATAGTAAATGCCAAGTCTGCCTGGTTCCATGATGTGACTGTGGAAAACAAACTTATCAGGCTGCAGCCAGATGGAGTCATTTTATACAGCATCAG GATTACCTCAACGGTGGCCTGTGACATGGACCTGTCCAAGTATCCAATGGACGAGCAAGAATGCATGTTGGATTTGGAGAGCT ATGGCTACTCTTCAGAGGACATCGTCTACCACTGGTCAGAAAACCAGGAGGAGATCCATGGGCTGGATAAACTGCAGCTTGCTCAGTTCACAATTACCAATTACCAGTTCACAACAGAAATTATGAACTTCAAATCTG CAGGTCAGTTTCCCAGGCTCAGTCTCCACTTCCACCTTCGGCGAAATCGAGGAGTTTACATCATTCAGTCTTATGTTCCTTCCATCTTACTAGTGGCCATGTCGTGGGTGTCCTTCTGGATCAGTCAGTCAGCGGTGCCTGCCAGAGTGTCACTAG GTATAACTACTGTCCTTACTATGACTACACTGATGGTCAGTGCCCGATCTTCACTTCCACGAGCATCTGCCATCAAGGCACTTGATGTTTACTTCTGGATTTGCTATGTGTTTGTCTTCGCTGCACTGGTAGAATATGCATTTGCACACTTCAATGCTGACtacatgaaaaagcaaaagaacaagATAAAGGCGAGAAGGCAGAGTGGAGAG ATCAACGTGAAGAATGCCAttgttctcttttccctttccatagCCGGTGTGAACCAGGAACTGGCCATTTCCAACAGGCAGCACCGAGTTCCCAGAAACCTGCCTGGATCGTATGGCACAATAGAAATAGAAACTGGAGAGGCAAAACAGCATCAATTAATGAAACTGGATAAAAAGAGTGGTCTGAAGTCCCTCTTTAAGCCCATTGATGCTGACACCATTGATATATATGCCCGAGCCGTGTTCCCGGCAGCCTTTGCAGCAGTCAATGTTATATACTGGGTTGCATAcacaatgtaa